The following are from one region of the Macaca thibetana thibetana isolate TM-01 chromosome 2, ASM2454274v1, whole genome shotgun sequence genome:
- the STX19 gene encoding syntaxin-19, translating to MKDRLQELKQRTKEIELSRDSHVPTTETEEQGVFLQQAVIYEREPVAERHLHEIQKLQESINNLADNVQKFGQQQKSLVASMRRFSLLKRESTITKEVKIQAEYINRSLNDLVKEVKKSEVENGPSSVVTRILKSQHASMFRHFQQIMFTYNDTIAAKQEKCKTFILRQLDVAGKEMSEEEVNDMLHQGKWEVFNESLLTEINITKAQLSEIEQRHKELVNLENQIKDLRDLFIQISLLVEEQGESINNIEMTVNSTKEYVNNTKEKFGLAVKYKKRNPCRVLCCWCCPCCSSK from the coding sequence atgaAAGACCGACTACAAGAACTAAAGCAGAGAACAAAGGAAATTGAACTCTCTAGAGACAGTCATGTACCAACTACAGAAACAGAGGAGCAAGGGGTGTTTCTGCAGCAAGCTGTTATTTATGAAAGAGAGCCTGTAGCTGAGAGACACCTACATGAAATCCAAAAACTACAGGAAAGTATTAACAATTTGGCAGACAATGTTCAAAAATTTGGGCAGCAGCAGAAAAGTCTGGTGGCTTCAATGAGAAGGTTTAGTCTACTTAAGAGAGAGTCTACCATTACAAAGGAGGTAAAAATCCAGGCAGAATACATCAACAGAAGTTTGAATGATTTAGTTAAAGAAGTTAAAAAGTCAGAGGTTGAAAATGGTCCATCATCAGTGGTCACAAGGATACTTAAATCTCAGCATGCTTCAATGTTCCGCCATTTTCAGCAAATCATGTTTACCTACAATGATACAATAGCAGCAAAGCAAGAGAAGTGCAAGACATTTATTTTGCGTCAGCTTGATGTTGCTGGAAAAGAGATGTCTGAAGAAGAAGTAAATGATATGCTTCATCAAGGAAAATGGGAAGTTTTTAATGAAAGCTTACTTACAGAAATCAATATCACTAAAGCACAACTTTCAGAGATTGAACAGAGACACAAGGAACTTGTTAATTTAGAGAACCAAATAAAAGATTTAAGGGATCTTTTCATTCAGATATCTCTTTTAGTAGAAGAGCAAGGAGAGAGCATCAACAATATTGAAATGACAGTGAATAGTACAAAAGAGTATGTTAATAATACTAAAGAGAAATTTGGACTAgctgtaaaatacaaaaaaagaaatccttgcaGAGTACTGTGTTGTTGGTGCTGTCCATGCTGTAGCTCAAAATAA